One window of Phalacrocorax carbo chromosome 1, bPhaCar2.1, whole genome shotgun sequence genomic DNA carries:
- the CBX7 gene encoding chromobox protein homolog 7 isoform X6, whose product MELSAIGEQVFAVESIRKKRVRKGKVEYLVKWKGWPPKYSTWEPEDHILDPRLVVAYEEKEERDRASGYRKRGPKPKRLLLQRLYGMDLRSAHKGKEKLCFSLARRFGGGDSSLPGAKPGQAEFSEKTGGAVLPFSLRKQRKNQKYLRLSRKKFPRMASLESRNCRREFFLNDAVGLEARQSPEDWETMQHTSKEELRLANLTTF is encoded by the exons ATGGAGCTGTCGGCCATCGGGGAGCAGGTGTTCGCTGTGGAGAGCATCCGCAAGAAGCgtgtgcggaag GGTAAAGTAGAATACCTGGTGAAGTGGAAAGGATGGCCCCCAAA atacAGCACATGGGAGCCAGAGGATCATATCTTGGACCCTCGCCTGGTAGTGGCTTATGAAGAAAA ggaagagagagaccGTGCGTCGGGGTACAGGAAAAGAGGCCCCAAACCAAAGCGCCTCCTCCTGCAG CGGCTGTATGGCATGGACTTGAGGAGTGCCcacaagggaaaggagaagctCTGTTTCTCTCTTGCACGGAGGTTTGGAGGAGGAGACAGTAGCCTGCCAGGAGCCAAGCCAGGACAGGCAGAGTTCTCAGAGAAGACTGGGGGAGCAGTCCTGCCATTCTCTCTCCGGAAGCAACGCAAAAACCAGAAGTATCTGCGACTGTCAAGGAAGAAGTTCCCCCGCATGGCGAGCCTGGAAAGCCGAAACTGCAGGCGTGAGTTCTTCCTGAATGATGCAGTGGGCCTGGAAGCCAGGCAGAGCCCTGAGGACTGGGAGACCATGCAGCACACCAGCAAGGAAG
- the CBX7 gene encoding chromobox protein homolog 7 isoform X3, with protein sequence MELSAIGEQVFAVESIRKKRVRKGKVEYLVKWKGWPPKYSTWEPEDHILDPRLVVAYEEKEERDRASGYRKRGPKPKRLLLQRLYGMDLRSAHKGKEKLCFSLARRFGGGDSSLPGAKPGQAEFSEKTGGAVLPFSLRKQRKNQKYLRLSRKKFPRMASLESRNCRREFFLNDAVGLEARQSPEDWETMQHTSKEDVDGSLPWIPTVPPSEVTVTDITANSITVTFREAQVAEGFFRDRSAQF encoded by the exons ATGGAGCTGTCGGCCATCGGGGAGCAGGTGTTCGCTGTGGAGAGCATCCGCAAGAAGCgtgtgcggaag GGTAAAGTAGAATACCTGGTGAAGTGGAAAGGATGGCCCCCAAA atacAGCACATGGGAGCCAGAGGATCATATCTTGGACCCTCGCCTGGTAGTGGCTTATGAAGAAAA ggaagagagagaccGTGCGTCGGGGTACAGGAAAAGAGGCCCCAAACCAAAGCGCCTCCTCCTGCAG CGGCTGTATGGCATGGACTTGAGGAGTGCCcacaagggaaaggagaagctCTGTTTCTCTCTTGCACGGAGGTTTGGAGGAGGAGACAGTAGCCTGCCAGGAGCCAAGCCAGGACAGGCAGAGTTCTCAGAGAAGACTGGGGGAGCAGTCCTGCCATTCTCTCTCCGGAAGCAACGCAAAAACCAGAAGTATCTGCGACTGTCAAGGAAGAAGTTCCCCCGCATGGCGAGCCTGGAAAGCCGAAACTGCAGGCGTGAGTTCTTCCTGAATGATGCAGTGGGCCTGGAAGCCAGGCAGAGCCCTGAGGACTGGGAGACCATGCAGCACACCAGCAAGGAAG aTGTGGATGGCAGTCTCCCTTGGATTCCCACTGTGCCCCCCAGTGAAGTGACAGTGACGGACATCACGGCAAACTCCATTACCGTCACTTTCAGAGAAGCACAAGTGGCTGAGGGCTTCTTTCGAGACCGGAGTGCGCAGTTCTGA
- the CBX7 gene encoding chromobox protein homolog 7 isoform X2 codes for MELSAIGEQVFAVESIRKKRVRKGKVEYLVKWKGWPPKYSTWEPEDHILDPRLVVAYEEKEERDRASGYRKRGPKPKRLLLQRLYGMDLRSAHKGKEKLCFSLARRFGGGDSSLPGAKPGQAEFSEKTGGAVLPFSLRKQRKNQKYLRLSRKKFPRMASLESRNCRREFFLNDAVGLEARQSPEDWETMQHTSKEADVDGSLPWIPTVPPSEVTVTDITANSITVTFREAQVAEGFFRDRSAQF; via the exons ATGGAGCTGTCGGCCATCGGGGAGCAGGTGTTCGCTGTGGAGAGCATCCGCAAGAAGCgtgtgcggaag GGTAAAGTAGAATACCTGGTGAAGTGGAAAGGATGGCCCCCAAA atacAGCACATGGGAGCCAGAGGATCATATCTTGGACCCTCGCCTGGTAGTGGCTTATGAAGAAAA ggaagagagagaccGTGCGTCGGGGTACAGGAAAAGAGGCCCCAAACCAAAGCGCCTCCTCCTGCAG CGGCTGTATGGCATGGACTTGAGGAGTGCCcacaagggaaaggagaagctCTGTTTCTCTCTTGCACGGAGGTTTGGAGGAGGAGACAGTAGCCTGCCAGGAGCCAAGCCAGGACAGGCAGAGTTCTCAGAGAAGACTGGGGGAGCAGTCCTGCCATTCTCTCTCCGGAAGCAACGCAAAAACCAGAAGTATCTGCGACTGTCAAGGAAGAAGTTCCCCCGCATGGCGAGCCTGGAAAGCCGAAACTGCAGGCGTGAGTTCTTCCTGAATGATGCAGTGGGCCTGGAAGCCAGGCAGAGCCCTGAGGACTGGGAGACCATGCAGCACACCAGCAAGGAAG cagaTGTGGATGGCAGTCTCCCTTGGATTCCCACTGTGCCCCCCAGTGAAGTGACAGTGACGGACATCACGGCAAACTCCATTACCGTCACTTTCAGAGAAGCACAAGTGGCTGAGGGCTTCTTTCGAGACCGGAGTGCGCAGTTCTGA
- the CBX7 gene encoding chromobox protein homolog 7 isoform X5: MELSAIGEQVFAVESIRKKRVRKGKVEYLVKWKGWPPKYSTWEPEDHILDPRLVVAYEEKEERDRASGYRKRGPKPKRLLLQRLYGMDLRSAHKGKEKLCFSLARRFGGGDSSLPGAKPGQAEFSEKTGGAVLPFSLRKQRKNQKYLRLSRKKFPRMASLESRNCRREFFLNDAVGLEARQSPEDWETMQHTSKEAVRGDGSYLC; the protein is encoded by the exons ATGGAGCTGTCGGCCATCGGGGAGCAGGTGTTCGCTGTGGAGAGCATCCGCAAGAAGCgtgtgcggaag GGTAAAGTAGAATACCTGGTGAAGTGGAAAGGATGGCCCCCAAA atacAGCACATGGGAGCCAGAGGATCATATCTTGGACCCTCGCCTGGTAGTGGCTTATGAAGAAAA ggaagagagagaccGTGCGTCGGGGTACAGGAAAAGAGGCCCCAAACCAAAGCGCCTCCTCCTGCAG CGGCTGTATGGCATGGACTTGAGGAGTGCCcacaagggaaaggagaagctCTGTTTCTCTCTTGCACGGAGGTTTGGAGGAGGAGACAGTAGCCTGCCAGGAGCCAAGCCAGGACAGGCAGAGTTCTCAGAGAAGACTGGGGGAGCAGTCCTGCCATTCTCTCTCCGGAAGCAACGCAAAAACCAGAAGTATCTGCGACTGTCAAGGAAGAAGTTCCCCCGCATGGCGAGCCTGGAAAGCCGAAACTGCAGGCGTGAGTTCTTCCTGAATGATGCAGTGGGCCTGGAAGCCAGGCAGAGCCCTGAGGACTGGGAGACCATGCAGCACACCAGCAAGGAAG